The Cololabis saira isolate AMF1-May2022 chromosome 20, fColSai1.1, whole genome shotgun sequence genome includes a window with the following:
- the sec24d gene encoding protein transport protein Sec24D, whose product MSHQGYVAAPPYSQAQPGMGGYQAGFGAGPAPPAYGHYGGPAQPYNAPPAGMMKPPASAAAGMTAPPVPGQYNPNVQLNGAHPQRYGAPPAAPHGEPPQSAYNSMAPPGPAPTQLLTNQMSAMNMGKYAPGSMQSPPPTSPGAQQPFQTPPPPAMGQPQMQMQQSHHMSPPQSPPAGMPMAGPSMAGPSMAGPPMAGQMMGGQPMGGPPMAGQPMAGPQMGGQPMAGPPMAGQSMAGPPMAGMGRPFPGPPPSGPGGFQQPGPGSVGPQGYPQQPGQFGGHMAGPQPGMPGAFPGAPGALSGPPQKKLDPDSIPSITQVIEDDKTKQGGQVFSTNIRGQVPPLVTTDFTVQDQGNASPRFMRCTSYSLPCTAELAKQCQVPLATVIKPFATLPKNETPLYVVNHGETGPIRCNRCKAYMCPYMQFSDGGRRYQCSFCNCVNEVPVFYFQHLDHMGRRMDFYERPELSLGSYEFVATLDYCKNNKPPNPPAFIFMIDVSYNNIKSGLVKLICDELKTLLENLPREEGAESSAIKVGFVTYNKVLHFYNVKSALAQPQMMVVSDTAEMFVPLLDGFLVNYQDSRAVIYNLLDQIPDMFADTNESETVFAPVIQAGMEAFKAAECSGKLFLFHSSMPTAEAPGKLKNRDDKKLVNTDKEKTLFQPHKGVYEQLSKDCVAQGCCVDLFLFPSQYVDLATMADVPSHTGGSVYKYGNFQMETDGEHFLRDLRKDVQKSVGFDAIMRVRTSTGFRATDFFGGVHMNNTTDIEMAAVDCDKAVTVEFKHDDTLSEETGAFVQCALLYTTISGQRRLRIHNLSLNCSSQLSELYKSCETDSLINFFAKSAYRAILNQPVKNVRDILVNQSAHMLACYRKNCASPSAASQLILPDAMKVFPVYMNSLMKTAPLVGSTELSTDDRAHQRLSVMAMGVEDTQLLLYPRLLPLHNMDVGSEAVPVPVRCSEERLADSGMFLLENGNAMFLWLGQASPPDLVQSMFNLPSLAHLQGLMCTLPELDNPLSKKVRTIITDLLEKRPNSMKLQIVRQKDKPEMLFRQFLVEDKGLHGGASYMDFLCYVHREIRQLLT is encoded by the exons ATGAGCCACCAGGGTTATGTAGCCGCGCCGCCGTACTCCCAGGCCCAGCCGGGGATGGGCGGCTACCAAGCTGGCTTTGGAGCCGGACCGGCACCACCTGCATACGGACACTATGGAGGGCCGGCTCAGCCGTACAATGCTCCACCGGCAG GTATGATGAAGCCCCCAGCTTCTGCAGCCGCTGGAATGACGGCACCTCCAGTGCCCGGGCAGTACAATCCAAATGTCCAGCTGAACGGCGCTCACCCACAAAG ATACGGTGCACCCCCAGCTGCTCCTCATGGTGAGCCTCCTCAATCAGCATACAACAGCATGGCCCCACCCGGCCCTGCTCCAACACAACTGCTCACTAATCAAATGAGTGCGATGAACATGGGGAAATATG CGCCAGGCTCTATGCAGAGTCCTCCTCCAACGAGCCCTGGGGCACAGCAGCCGTTCCAGACACCACCTCCTCCAGCGATGGGCCAGCCTCAGATGCAGATGCAGCAGTCGCACCACATGTCCCCACCACAGTCACCCCCCGCAGGCATGCCGATGGCTGGGCCCTCCATGGCTGGGCCCTCGATGGCTGGCCCACCGATGGCAGGCCAGATGATGGGCGGCCAGCCGATGGGAGGGCCTCCAATGGCAGGCCAGCCAATGGCAGGCCCACAAATGGGAGGGCAGCCGATGGCTGGGCCTCCAATGGCTGGTCAGTCGATGGCTGGCCCGCCGATGGCAGGCATGGGAAGACCCTTCCCCGGACCCCCACCTTCAGGTCCTGGAGGTTTCCAGCAGCCTGGTCCAGGATCAGTTGGTCCACAGGGATATCCACAGCAGCCAG GTCAGTTTGGAGGACACATGGCAGGGCCCCAGCCTGGAATGCCAGGAGCGTTCCCCGGAGCCCCGGGAGCTCTGTCGGGCCCACCGCAGAAGAAACTGGACCCTGACTCTATCCCAAGCATT ACCCAAGTCATCGAAGATGACAAGACCAAGCAAGGAGGACAAGTGTTCAGCACCAATATCAGAGGACAGGTCCCTCCTCTTGTTACCACGGACTTCACAGTTCAGGATCAAG GAAATGCCAGTCCCAGGTTCATGCGCTGCACCTCCTACTCTCTCCCCTGCACCGCTGAGCTGGCCAAGCAGTGCCAAGTACCGCTGGCCACCGTCATCAAACCATTCGCCACTTTGCCAAAGAATGAG acTCCACTGTATGTTGTGAATCACGGTGAGACGGGCCCGATCCGCTGCAATCGCTGCAAAGCCTACATGTGTCCTTACATGCAGTTCTCTGATGGAGGTCGCCGCTACCAGTGCAGTTTCTGCAACTGCGTCAATGAGG TGCCGGTCTTCTACTTCCAACATCTTGACCACATGGGCCGGAGGATGGACTTCTACGAGAGGCCTGAACTCTCCTTGGGCTCCTATGAGTTCGTAGCCACTCTGGACTACTGCAAG AACAACAAACCTCCCAATCCTCCAgccttcatcttcatgatcgaCGTGTCTTACAATAACATCAAGAGCGGCCTGGTCAAACTGATTTGTGATGAGCTGAAGACTCTGCTGGAGAATCTGCCCAG GGAGGAAGGTGCAGAGAGCTCTGCCATAAAAGTCGGCTTCGTCACCTACAACAAGGTGCTCCACTTCTACAACGTGAAGAGCGCTCTGGCCCAGCCGCAGATGATGGTGGTGTCGGACACGGCGGAGATGTTTGTGCCTCTGCTCGACGGCTTCCTCGTTAACTATCAGGACTCCAGGGCCGTAATTTACAA tcTCCTGGACCAGATCCCTGACATGTTTGCAGACACCAACGAGAGTGAAACGGTCTTTGCCCCCGTCATCCAAGCCGGCATGGAGGCTTTTAAG GCAGCAGAGTGCAGTGGAAAACTCTTCCTCTTCCACTCATCCATGCCCACTGCAGAGGCTCCTGGAAAACTGAAGAACAGAGACGACAAGAAACTGGTCAACACTGACAAGGAGAAA ACGCTGTTCCAGCCTCACAAGGGCGTGTATGAGCAGCTGTCTAAAGACTGTGTGGCACAAGGCTGCTGCGTGGATCTCTTCCTTTTCCCCAGCCAGTACGTGGACTTGGCAACCATGGCTGATGTGCCTTCACACACCGGAGGCTCCGTCTACAAATACGGAAACTTCCAG ATGGAGACGGACGGTGAGCATTTCCTCCGAGATCTGAGGAAAGATGTACAGAAGAGTGTTGGATTTGATGCCATCATGCGTGTCCGCACCAGCACGG GCTTCAGAGCCACAGACTTCTTCGGTGGCGTCCACATGAACAACACCACAGACATCGAGATGGCAGCGGTGGACTGCGATAAGGCGGTGACGGTGGAGTTCAAACACGACGACACCCTCAGCGAGGAGACCGGGGCGTTCGTTCAG TGTGCCTTGCTGTACACCACCATCAGTGGCCAGCGACGTCTCCGGATCCACAACCTCAGCCTGAACTGCAGCTCGCAGCTGTCGGAGCTCTACAAGAGCTGCGAGACCGACTCACTCATTAACTTCTTTGCTAAATCAG CGTACCGCGCCATACTGAACCAGCCTGTGAAGAACGTGAGGGACATCCTAGTCAACCAGAGCGCCCACATGTTGGCTTGTTACAGGAAAAACTGTGCCAGCCCGTCGGCCGCCAGCCAG CTGATCCTGCCTGATGCCATGAAGGTGTTCCCGGTCTACATGAACAGCCTGATGAAAACGGCCCCTCTGGTCGGCAGCACGGAGCTCTCCACTGATGACCGGGCCCACCAAAGGCTCTCCGTCATGGCCATGGGGGTGGAGGACACGCAGCTGCTGCTCTACCCACGCCTGCTCCCACTG CACAACATGGATGTAGGAAGCGAGGCGGTGCCTGTTCCCGTCCGCTGCTCGGAGGAGCGTCTTGCAGACTCCGGCATGTTCCTGCTGGAGAACGGGAACGCCATGTTTCTGTGGCTGGGCCAGGCCAGCCCCCCGGACCTCGTCCAGAGCATGTTCAACCTGCCCTCCCTCGCCCACTTGCAAGGACTCATG tgtACGCTTCCAGAGCTGGACAACCCGTTGTCGAAGAAGGTCCGAACCATCATCACCGACCTTCTGGAGAAGAGGCCAAACTCCATGAAG CTGCAGATCGTCAGGCAGAAAGACAAGCCGGAGATGTTGTTCCGTCAGTTCCTGGTGGAGGACAAAGGTTTGCACGGAGGGGCTTCCTACATGGACTTCCTTTGCTACGTCCACAGAGAGATCAGACAGCTGCTGACTTAA